A window of the Mucilaginibacter sp. cycad4 genome harbors these coding sequences:
- the murA gene encoding UDP-N-acetylglucosamine 1-carboxyvinyltransferase gives MTNAFVINGGKPLKGEITPQGAKNEALQVISAVLLTAEKVTISNIPDIKDVNKLIELLGDMGVIVERINEHTYTFEAKDINQDFFLSETFKSKGGGLRGSIMIVGPLLARFGKASIPKPGGDKIGRRRLDTHFLGFEKLGAQFNYNPENGFFNVDASNLQGTYILLDEASVTGTANVVMAAVLAKGTTTIYNAACEPYLQQLCKMLSRMGAKINGIGSNLLTIEGVEKLGGTEHRLLPDMIEIGSFIGLAAMTGSEITIKDVQYKELGMIPDVFKRLGIKLELRGDDIFIPAQEHYEIETFIDGSIMTIADAPWPGFTPDLLSIVLVVAIQAKGSVLIHQKMFESRLFFVDKLLDMGAQIILCDPHRATVIGLDNQVKLRGISMTSPDIRAGVSLLIAALSAQGQSTIYNIEQIERGYQHIDTRLKALGADITRI, from the coding sequence ATGACTAACGCATTTGTAATAAACGGCGGCAAACCGCTAAAAGGTGAAATAACCCCGCAGGGTGCAAAAAACGAAGCTTTACAGGTTATATCTGCCGTATTGCTTACAGCCGAAAAGGTAACCATCAGCAATATCCCTGATATTAAGGATGTAAACAAGCTAATAGAGTTGCTTGGCGATATGGGTGTTATTGTTGAACGCATCAACGAGCATACCTATACTTTTGAGGCCAAAGACATCAACCAGGACTTTTTCTTGTCCGAAACCTTCAAATCAAAAGGCGGCGGCTTACGTGGTTCTATCATGATAGTTGGCCCCCTGCTTGCCCGCTTTGGCAAGGCTTCTATCCCTAAACCGGGTGGCGATAAAATCGGTCGCCGCAGGCTGGATACCCACTTCCTCGGTTTTGAGAAACTGGGCGCACAATTCAACTACAATCCCGAAAATGGTTTCTTTAATGTAGATGCCTCCAACCTGCAGGGTACTTACATCCTGCTTGATGAAGCTTCGGTAACAGGAACAGCCAATGTAGTAATGGCTGCAGTTTTGGCCAAAGGAACTACCACCATTTACAATGCTGCCTGCGAACCTTACTTACAACAGCTATGCAAAATGCTGAGCCGTATGGGCGCTAAAATCAACGGTATAGGCTCAAACCTGCTCACTATTGAAGGCGTTGAAAAACTGGGTGGTACAGAGCACCGTTTACTGCCCGATATGATCGAGATCGGTTCGTTCATTGGTTTGGCGGCCATGACCGGATCTGAAATAACAATTAAAGATGTTCAATACAAAGAACTGGGCATGATCCCCGATGTTTTCAAACGTTTAGGCATTAAGCTTGAATTAAGAGGCGATGATATCTTTATCCCAGCCCAGGAACATTACGAAATAGAAACTTTCATCGACGGCAGTATCATGACCATTGCCGATGCACCATGGCCGGGCTTCACCCCCGACTTATTAAGCATTGTGCTGGTTGTCGCTATTCAGGCAAAGGGTTCGGTACTGATCCACCAGAAGATGTTTGAAAGCCGCTTATTCTTTGTGGATAAATTGCTGGATATGGGCGCGCAGATCATCCTTTGCGATCCGCACCGTGCTACCGTTATCGGTCTGGATAACCAGGTTAAACTGCGCGGTATCTCCATGACCTCGCCGGATATCCGTGCAGGGGTTTCATTATTGATCGCAGCGCTTTCGGCACAGGGTCAGTCGACCATTTACAATATCGAACAAATTGAACGCGGCTATCAGCATATTGACACCAGGCTTAAAGCTTTGGGGGCTGATATAACCCGGATCTAA
- the tig gene encoding trigger factor, whose product MNITQEKINDLNAVVKININPEDYQPRVEKAIKENAKKAKIPGFRPGMVPASHIKKMYGKSILVDEINNLLQDTLNNYIDEQKLAVLGQPLPAADDNKEYNWDFADNFEFKYELGLAPEFSIDFSSKDKLTQYVIKVDDETLASRIKNIRRSYGKMTNPDVSADDDVLYSELVQLSADGSVFEGGITNTASVRLDQIKDEAIKASLIGLKKGDVLTFDIRKAFDNDAAKIAGLLKIEEDDAADLRSDFQLTVKNVNRLEESDLNQEFFDKLFGEGTVTTEEEFTAKITEELESMMVQDADRKLQDDMYKLAIAKVDFALPDEFLKRWLKATNEKLSDEELEGGYNDFAQNLKWTLIENKIITDNSIEIKYEDVFELAKIRLDQQFRMYSPTAIPEDQLGQYTVQYLQNKDNANKIFEEVKALKVFDYIKNVITLDKQDILYTDFSALVTAAQ is encoded by the coding sequence ATGAATATTACACAGGAAAAAATTAATGACCTGAACGCAGTTGTTAAAATTAACATCAACCCTGAAGATTACCAGCCACGTGTTGAAAAAGCTATAAAGGAAAATGCTAAAAAAGCAAAAATTCCTGGTTTTCGCCCGGGCATGGTGCCTGCATCGCACATCAAAAAAATGTACGGTAAAAGCATCCTTGTTGATGAGATCAACAACCTGTTACAAGATACTTTAAATAACTATATCGACGAGCAAAAACTGGCCGTATTAGGTCAGCCTTTACCTGCTGCCGATGATAACAAAGAATATAACTGGGATTTTGCCGATAATTTTGAGTTCAAATATGAATTAGGCCTGGCTCCTGAGTTCAGCATCGACTTTTCATCAAAAGATAAATTAACCCAATACGTAATTAAAGTTGATGACGAAACGCTGGCTTCAAGGATCAAAAATATCCGCAGGAGCTATGGCAAAATGACAAATCCTGACGTATCGGCAGATGATGACGTTCTTTACAGCGAATTGGTTCAACTTTCGGCTGATGGTAGTGTTTTTGAGGGTGGAATAACCAATACAGCGTCTGTACGTTTAGATCAGATCAAAGACGAAGCTATCAAAGCTTCACTGATCGGTTTGAAAAAAGGCGACGTATTAACATTCGATATTCGTAAAGCTTTTGATAACGACGCAGCTAAAATTGCCGGTTTATTGAAAATTGAAGAAGACGATGCCGCTGATTTAAGGTCAGATTTCCAATTGACTGTTAAAAACGTTAACCGTTTAGAAGAAAGCGATCTTAACCAGGAGTTCTTTGACAAATTATTTGGTGAAGGTACAGTAACTACCGAAGAGGAGTTCACGGCTAAAATTACCGAGGAGCTTGAAAGTATGATGGTTCAGGATGCCGACCGCAAATTGCAGGACGACATGTACAAACTGGCTATCGCTAAAGTTGATTTCGCCCTTCCTGATGAGTTCCTGAAACGCTGGTTAAAAGCAACTAACGAAAAACTGAGCGACGAGGAATTAGAAGGCGGTTACAATGATTTTGCTCAAAACCTGAAATGGACTTTGATCGAAAATAAGATCATTACCGACAACTCTATCGAGATTAAATACGAAGATGTGTTTGAATTAGCTAAGATCCGTTTAGATCAGCAGTTCAGGATGTACAGCCCAACTGCGATCCCTGAAGATCAGTTAGGTCAGTACACTGTTCAGTACCTGCAAAACAAAGACAACGCTAACAAAATATTTGAAGAGGTAAAAGCATTAAAGGTATTTGATTATATCAAAAATGTGATCACTTTAGATAAGCAGGATATCCTTTACACTGATTTCAGTGCATTGGTTACAGCAGCACAGTAA
- a CDS encoding ATP-dependent Clp protease proteolytic subunit, producing the protein MNSNIDKNEFRKYAVKHHRINSLYVDKYIGSVERSSMPSGITTVPTGMTPYILEERQLNVQAMDVFSRLMMDRIIFLGDAIYDNIANIIQAQLLFLQSADAKRDIQIYINSPGGSVYAGLGIYDTMQFISNDVATICTGMAASMAAVLLVAGTEGKRAALPHARVMIHQPSGGAQGQQSDIEITYQEITKLKKELYQIIADHSGAPYQKVWDASDRDYWMIAEEAKEFGMVDEILRGNKGK; encoded by the coding sequence ATGAACAGTAATATCGATAAAAACGAATTCAGAAAATATGCTGTTAAGCATCACCGTATTAACAGTCTTTATGTAGACAAGTATATTGGAAGTGTTGAAAGAAGCAGCATGCCTTCTGGAATCACTACCGTGCCAACTGGCATGACGCCGTACATTCTTGAAGAACGCCAGCTTAATGTACAGGCGATGGACGTGTTTTCACGTTTAATGATGGACCGTATCATTTTCCTTGGCGATGCCATTTATGATAATATTGCAAACATTATCCAGGCTCAATTGCTTTTCTTACAATCGGCCGATGCTAAACGTGATATCCAGATCTATATCAATTCACCAGGCGGTTCGGTTTATGCAGGTTTAGGTATCTATGATACTATGCAATTTATATCAAATGACGTGGCTACCATTTGTACAGGTATGGCCGCTTCAATGGCTGCAGTATTATTAGTAGCAGGTACAGAAGGTAAAAGGGCAGCGCTTCCGCATGCAAGGGTAATGATCCACCAGCCATCAGGCGGCGCTCAGGGCCAGCAGTCGGATATTGAGATCACCTACCAGGAGATCACTAAATTGAAAAAAGAGCTGTACCAGATCATTGCTGATCACAGTGGTGCACCTTATCAAAAGGTTTGGGATGCATCTGACCGTGATTACTGGATGATTGCCGAGGAAGCCAAAGAATTTGGTATGGTTGATGAAATTTTAAGAGGTAACAAAGGAAAATAA
- a CDS encoding NTF2 fold immunity protein produces MKYLYMLLAMIFFVSYHNHAAFTREEVEASKRMISLALKYPTRYNIIAGHKIGTEYEAIEFAEPILFRIFGEDDIRDEKPYMIDLVDGFWIMEGSLPKETHGGTFHIIFSANNGRVIQLYHDK; encoded by the coding sequence ATGAAATATTTGTATATGCTATTGGCAATGATATTTTTTGTCTCATATCATAATCACGCGGCATTTACTCGAGAAGAGGTTGAGGCTTCAAAAAGAATGATCAGCTTGGCTCTTAAGTATCCAACGCGCTATAATATTATCGCGGGGCATAAAATAGGAACTGAATACGAGGCGATTGAATTTGCAGAGCCGATCTTGTTTAGAATTTTTGGAGAAGATGATATAAGAGATGAAAAACCTTACATGATTGACTTGGTCGACGGTTTTTGGATTATGGAAGGCAGTTTACCTAAAGAAACACATGGCGGCACGTTCCACATTATTTTTTCGGCGAATAATGGACGAGTAATACAATTATATCATGACAAATAG
- a CDS encoding head GIN domain-containing protein, which produces MKKYLFTFTIVSAFITTGILSSCNYRCVHGSGNQTTEKRQAEDFKKVEISGAFKVHLKQDSSLTIDIKADDNLIKYISTSVEGGVLHIKSKKNFCDPGDMVINIGVKNLDEIKASGAVEVNSDGKLNAKDFKLDLSGATKVTLDLNAANVSTDGSGATEVHLTGQAASHKIDLSGAGKIEAFDFVVGDYDIETSGIGHCKINVLKTLNVHTSGASEIEYKGSPSTVNNDKSGASSIKKVD; this is translated from the coding sequence ATGAAAAAATACCTTTTTACCTTCACTATAGTAAGTGCATTTATAACCACCGGCATATTATCATCATGCAACTACAGATGTGTGCATGGCTCAGGCAATCAAACCACCGAAAAACGCCAGGCCGAAGATTTTAAAAAAGTTGAAATTTCAGGCGCGTTTAAAGTACACCTGAAGCAGGATAGCTCTTTAACTATCGATATCAAAGCTGATGACAACCTGATTAAATATATTTCAACTTCGGTTGAAGGTGGCGTATTGCACATTAAATCAAAAAAGAATTTCTGCGATCCCGGCGATATGGTGATCAATATCGGCGTGAAAAACCTTGATGAAATTAAAGCTTCGGGCGCGGTTGAAGTTAATTCTGACGGCAAGCTTAACGCCAAAGATTTTAAGCTTGATCTTTCAGGTGCCACAAAAGTAACCCTTGACCTCAATGCGGCCAATGTATCAACCGACGGCAGTGGAGCAACAGAAGTACACCTTACAGGCCAGGCAGCATCGCACAAAATTGACCTGAGCGGTGCAGGTAAAATAGAAGCATTTGATTTTGTTGTTGGTGACTATGATATTGAAACATCGGGCATTGGCCATTGCAAGATCAACGTGCTTAAAACTTTGAATGTGCATACCAGCGGTGCTTCCGAAATTGAGTACAAAGGCTCCCCATCTACTGTGAATAACGATAAATCGGGTGCGTCGTCCATCAAAAAAGTTGACTGA
- the clpX gene encoding ATP-dependent Clp protease ATP-binding subunit ClpX: MNKNSKEIRCSFCGAGKQDSLMLIAGLDAHICDKCVNQANEILAEELKVRKVKSSPLAPALLKPSEMKAHLDQYVIGQDDAKKILSVAVYNHYKRLNQRIDKDEVEIEKSNIIMVGETGTGKTLLAKTLAKVLNVPFCICDATVLTEAGYVGEDVESILTRLLQSADYDVTLAEKGIVYIDEVDKIARKSDNASITRDVSGEGVQQALLKILEGTMVNVPPQGGRKHPDQKMITVNTSNILFICGGAFDGIERKIANRLRTQTVGYKFKHDEGDIDTKNFYKYITPQDLKSFGLIPELIGRLPVLTYLNPLDREALHNILTEPKNSLLKQYKKLFEYEGVKLDFEDEVLEFIVDKAMEFKLGARGLRSICEAIMIDAMFEFPSKKDVKRLNVTLDYAHEKFEKSDLKKLKVA; encoded by the coding sequence ATGAATAAAAACAGCAAAGAGATCAGGTGTTCATTTTGCGGTGCCGGTAAACAGGATTCCCTGATGTTAATAGCAGGACTTGATGCACACATTTGTGACAAATGTGTGAACCAGGCCAATGAAATATTGGCTGAGGAGTTGAAGGTACGTAAAGTGAAGTCATCGCCTCTGGCGCCGGCCTTGCTTAAGCCATCAGAAATGAAGGCACATCTTGATCAGTATGTTATTGGACAGGATGATGCCAAAAAGATACTTTCGGTAGCTGTATATAATCATTATAAACGCTTAAACCAGCGTATTGATAAAGATGAGGTTGAGATTGAAAAATCGAACATCATCATGGTAGGTGAAACAGGTACGGGTAAAACCCTGCTTGCCAAAACACTCGCCAAGGTACTTAACGTTCCGTTTTGCATTTGCGATGCCACTGTATTAACCGAAGCAGGTTATGTAGGGGAGGACGTTGAAAGTATCCTCACCCGTTTGTTACAATCTGCCGATTATGATGTAACCCTTGCCGAAAAAGGTATTGTTTACATTGATGAGGTTGATAAAATAGCACGTAAAAGCGATAATGCTTCTATAACCCGCGACGTATCCGGAGAGGGTGTGCAACAAGCGTTATTGAAGATATTAGAAGGCACCATGGTTAACGTACCACCGCAAGGTGGCCGTAAACACCCGGATCAGAAAATGATCACCGTAAATACCAGCAACATCCTTTTCATTTGCGGCGGAGCATTTGACGGTATTGAAAGAAAGATTGCCAATCGCCTGCGTACCCAAACGGTTGGTTACAAGTTTAAACACGACGAAGGCGATATCGACACCAAGAATTTTTACAAATATATCACCCCGCAGGATTTGAAATCGTTTGGTTTGATTCCCGAGTTGATAGGCCGTTTACCGGTGCTAACCTACCTCAACCCGCTTGATAGGGAAGCATTGCACAATATCCTTACCGAGCCTAAAAATTCGTTATTGAAACAGTACAAAAAACTGTTTGAATACGAAGGTGTAAAGCTTGATTTTGAAGACGAAGTATTGGAGTTTATTGTTGACAAAGCAATGGAATTTAAACTTGGTGCAAGGGGCTTACGCTCAATATGCGAGGCTATCATGATTGATGCTATGTTTGAGTTTCCATCTAAAAAAGATGTGAAACGTTTGAACGTAACGTTAGATTACGCACACGAAAAATTTGAAAAGTCTGATCTGAAAAAGTTAAAAGTAGCTTAA
- a CDS encoding cytochrome C, with protein sequence MKKFLKWTAYVVITLVLIAVAGISYITLALPNVGQPETTKVDATPQRIARGKYLANNVTVCLDCHSTRSWDKFAGPSDSTVSGSGGEKFDASAGFPGTVYSPNITPLNLNNWTDGEIFRAMTTGVKKDGSAIFPIMPWPYYAKMDREDLYSIIAYIRTLKPSGKNYPGHQLDFPLNIIVHTMPQKAALGNIPNPVDTVKYGAYLLNAAACKECHTQSDKGKLNESMAFAGGQGYIVPGGSKVFSANITPDKETGIGSWTKEQFVSRFTQYANGKIQPTPVKPGDFQTIMPWWRYGSMKVSDLEAIYAYLKTIKPISNHVVKFERNGK encoded by the coding sequence ATGAAAAAGTTTTTAAAATGGACGGCCTATGTAGTTATAACGCTTGTCCTCATCGCTGTTGCCGGCATCTCCTACATAACGCTGGCATTGCCCAATGTGGGCCAACCCGAAACTACTAAAGTAGATGCCACACCGCAACGCATAGCCCGCGGCAAGTACCTGGCCAATAATGTTACGGTTTGCCTGGATTGCCATTCTACCCGGAGCTGGGATAAATTTGCAGGCCCTTCCGATTCGACAGTTTCCGGTTCTGGCGGTGAAAAATTTGATGCTTCAGCAGGTTTTCCCGGCACGGTTTATTCGCCTAATATTACTCCGTTAAATTTAAACAATTGGACTGATGGCGAAATCTTCAGGGCAATGACCACCGGTGTTAAAAAAGATGGTTCGGCCATATTTCCGATAATGCCGTGGCCTTACTATGCAAAAATGGATAGGGAAGACCTTTATTCCATTATTGCTTATATCCGCACTTTAAAACCCAGCGGTAAAAACTACCCGGGCCATCAGCTCGATTTTCCGCTGAATATTATAGTACATACCATGCCGCAAAAGGCTGCGCTGGGTAATATCCCAAATCCGGTGGATACTGTTAAATATGGAGCTTATTTATTAAATGCAGCTGCCTGCAAAGAATGTCACACCCAGTCAGATAAAGGTAAATTGAATGAGTCAATGGCTTTTGCCGGTGGACAGGGTTATATTGTACCGGGCGGAAGCAAAGTGTTTTCGGCCAATATTACGCCCGATAAAGAAACCGGGATAGGCAGCTGGACAAAGGAGCAATTTGTAAGCCGGTTCACCCAATATGCAAATGGTAAAATACAGCCAACACCGGTAAAGCCGGGCGATTTTCAGACCATTATGCCATGGTGGAGATATGGCAGTATGAAGGTGTCAGACCTGGAGGCGATTTATGCGTATTTGAAAACGATAAAGCCCATCAGTAACCATGTTGTAAAATTTGAAAGGAATGGGAAATAG
- a CDS encoding cystathionine beta-synthase — translation MWYNNILDTIGNTPLVKLNKVAKDIPATVLAKIETTNPGNSIKDRMALKMIEDAEKSGKLKPGGTIIEGTSGNTGMGLAIAAVIKGYKCIFTSTDKQSKEKFDALRAFGAEVIVCPTNVEPEDPRSYYSVSSRLEREVPNSWKPNQYDNLSNSEAHYESTGPEIWEQTEGKITHLIAGVGTGGTISGIARYLKEKNPAIQVLGIDTYGSVFKKYKETGVFDKNEIYPYITEGIGEDFLPANVDFSLIDHFEKVTDKDAALMTREIARKEGIFSGNSTGSAVAGLLQMKDKFKEGDVVVIIFPDHGTRYLGKMYNDDWLRDRGFLKDEKLTAHDIISKKDVQEIITIDCEKSVLEAINTIKSLNISQIPVTQKGMVIGKITESDILDSLIENPSIKSQPIKNITTAPFPFVDLNTSIDRISAMINKDNIAVLVEDGQGKIEIITQYDIINAISA, via the coding sequence ATGTGGTACAATAACATACTCGATACCATTGGCAATACGCCGCTGGTAAAATTGAATAAAGTAGCAAAAGATATCCCTGCTACCGTTTTAGCCAAGATAGAGACAACCAACCCGGGCAACTCCATAAAAGACCGTATGGCCCTTAAAATGATTGAGGATGCCGAAAAGAGCGGCAAGCTTAAACCCGGCGGAACCATTATTGAAGGTACTTCGGGGAATACCGGTATGGGCCTGGCTATTGCAGCTGTGATAAAAGGCTATAAATGCATTTTCACCAGTACCGATAAACAATCAAAAGAAAAGTTTGATGCCCTGCGTGCCTTTGGTGCCGAGGTAATAGTTTGCCCAACCAATGTGGAGCCAGAAGATCCGCGTTCATATTATTCGGTATCATCACGCCTGGAACGTGAAGTTCCTAACTCATGGAAACCCAATCAGTATGATAACCTGAGTAACTCGGAAGCGCATTACGAATCAACAGGTCCCGAAATTTGGGAGCAAACTGAAGGTAAAATCACCCACCTTATTGCTGGCGTGGGCACCGGCGGTACCATATCAGGCATCGCCCGTTATCTGAAAGAAAAGAACCCCGCCATCCAGGTGTTGGGTATCGATACTTATGGCTCGGTATTTAAAAAATACAAGGAGACCGGCGTTTTTGATAAAAACGAGATCTATCCATACATTACCGAAGGTATCGGCGAAGATTTTTTGCCCGCCAACGTTGATTTCAGCCTGATAGATCATTTTGAAAAGGTGACCGATAAAGATGCCGCCCTCATGACCCGCGAAATTGCCCGTAAAGAAGGAATTTTCTCCGGTAACTCAACCGGATCGGCAGTGGCAGGCTTGCTGCAGATGAAGGATAAGTTTAAAGAAGGCGATGTAGTGGTGATTATTTTCCCGGACCATGGCACACGCTATCTTGGAAAAATGTATAACGACGACTGGCTGCGCGACCGCGGTTTTCTGAAAGACGAAAAGCTTACTGCACACGATATCATCAGCAAAAAAGATGTGCAGGAAATTATTACGATAGATTGCGAAAAGAGTGTATTAGAAGCTATCAATACCATCAAATCACTCAATATCTCTCAGATCCCGGTTACGCAAAAAGGCATGGTAATAGGCAAGATCACCGAAAGTGATATCCTTGATTCGCTGATCGAGAACCCATCTATCAAATCGCAGCCAATTAAAAATATCACGACTGCGCCGTTCCCGTTTGTTGATCTGAATACATCGATAGACAGGATCTCTGCCATGATCAATAAAGATAACATTGCCGTACTGGTTGAGGACGGTCAAGGCAAAATAGAGATCATTACCCAGTATGATATTATAAACGCTATATCAGCTTAG
- a CDS encoding glycosyltransferase family 39 protein: MPYKNRKSTYVYFVLIFVFIKVVLNLFAISHFGFHRDEFLHLVLADHLDWGYKEVPPFIAILAKISITCFGNSVFAARLFPTLFGGLIVLLTGLIVIEFGGKKFAITLACLSLIFAPAFVASDYLFQPVVFDQFWWVLTVWLLIKYLNTTDVRYLYWLGAVVGFGILTKYTMLFFTVSLIIGILISKQRKLLFNKHIFGAALITILIVLPNLIWQITHHMPVFTHMKALREQQLDYITPTNFIKQQLLVNGIALFVWLNGLAFLIFSFRLRNFQFIALAYALIFFFLLMMDGKNYYIFGAYPMLFAAGGFGFERLLKTSGYVLRTALIVVFTLPNALLLPILLPVLPINQTLAFFRFADKYLPPARFSMTWEDGKKHATTQDYADMLGWDDMAALVDKAYKSLSPEDQKQTMVYADNYGEAGALHHYGKQYGYPDAISLNSSFTLWAPDSLKCKYLIYVDDGGGKNIKEFVEGKMIGSFTKVGEVTNPLAREKGTAVFIITPNYRLNERYSPELAKKRLE; encoded by the coding sequence ATGCCTTACAAAAACCGGAAATCTACCTACGTTTATTTTGTACTGATATTTGTATTTATTAAAGTTGTCCTTAATTTGTTCGCTATATCGCATTTTGGTTTTCACCGCGATGAGTTTCTGCACCTTGTACTGGCCGATCACCTGGATTGGGGATATAAAGAAGTACCGCCATTTATAGCCATACTGGCAAAAATTTCTATTACTTGTTTCGGCAATTCAGTTTTTGCTGCGCGATTGTTCCCGACATTATTTGGCGGTCTCATTGTCCTGCTTACCGGCCTCATTGTCATTGAATTTGGCGGGAAGAAGTTTGCTATAACCCTTGCCTGTTTATCACTCATTTTTGCACCTGCTTTTGTGGCGAGTGATTATCTTTTCCAGCCGGTAGTTTTTGACCAGTTTTGGTGGGTGCTAACCGTTTGGCTGCTGATAAAATACCTCAACACTACTGACGTGAGGTACCTGTACTGGCTGGGGGCGGTCGTTGGTTTTGGCATACTTACCAAGTATACGATGCTCTTTTTTACAGTTTCGTTGATTATCGGCATCCTTATAAGCAAACAGCGTAAGCTGCTATTCAACAAGCATATTTTCGGTGCTGCTTTAATAACAATACTTATTGTGTTGCCTAACCTGATCTGGCAAATAACGCACCACATGCCGGTATTTACGCATATGAAAGCCCTGCGCGAGCAGCAACTGGATTATATTACCCCAACAAACTTTATAAAACAACAATTACTGGTAAATGGTATCGCCTTATTTGTATGGCTTAATGGGCTGGCATTCCTGATATTTTCGTTCAGGCTGCGTAATTTCCAGTTTATCGCCCTGGCTTATGCGCTCATCTTCTTTTTTTTACTGATGATGGACGGCAAAAACTACTACATCTTCGGTGCTTACCCTATGCTGTTTGCAGCCGGGGGCTTTGGTTTCGAACGATTATTAAAAACAAGCGGCTATGTTTTGCGTACAGCGCTGATCGTAGTCTTTACATTGCCCAACGCATTGTTGCTGCCAATTTTATTGCCTGTTTTACCAATAAACCAAACCCTCGCGTTTTTTCGTTTTGCCGATAAATACCTCCCTCCTGCTCGCTTTTCAATGACCTGGGAAGATGGCAAAAAACACGCTACCACCCAGGATTATGCTGATATGCTGGGCTGGGACGATATGGCCGCACTGGTTGATAAGGCCTACAAAAGCCTTAGCCCCGAAGATCAGAAGCAAACCATGGTTTATGCCGATAACTACGGCGAAGCCGGCGCCCTGCACCATTATGGCAAGCAATACGGCTATCCTGATGCAATTTCGCTGAACAGCAGCTTTACCCTCTGGGCGCCCGATAGCCTGAAGTGCAAATACCTGATCTATGTAGATGACGGTGGCGGCAAAAACATTAAAGAATTTGTGGAAGGAAAAATGATAGGCAGCTTTACCAAAGTTGGTGAAGTAACCAATCCCCTCGCCCGCGAAAAAGGCACAGCTGTGTTTATCATTACACCTAATTACAGGCTAAATGAACGATATAGCCCGGAATTGGCGAAGAAGAGGCTGGAGTAA
- a CDS encoding AMP nucleosidase: protein MNEELNIKKDGDALPPPVKEVQSPVKSGLKTKEAIVANWLPRYTGRPLEAFGEYIILTNFSKYIQLFSQWHDNAPIMGIEKPMQSVTANGITIINFGMGSSVAATVMDLLTAIHPKAVIFLGKCGGLKKKNNVGDLILPIAAIRGEGTSNDYMPQEVPALPSFALQKAISTTIRDYSRDYWTGTCYTTNRRVWEHDKVFKKYLKDLRAMAVDMETATIFTTGFANKIPTGALLLVSDQPMIPEGVKTAESDSSVTEQFVETHLHIGIESLKQLINNGLTVKHLKF from the coding sequence ATGAACGAAGAATTAAACATTAAAAAAGACGGAGATGCCTTACCACCGCCGGTGAAGGAAGTGCAATCGCCCGTAAAATCAGGATTAAAGACTAAAGAAGCAATTGTAGCCAACTGGCTGCCGCGTTACACAGGCAGGCCCCTTGAAGCATTTGGCGAGTATATTATCCTCACAAATTTTTCAAAGTATATCCAGCTGTTTTCGCAATGGCATGATAACGCGCCTATCATGGGAATTGAAAAGCCGATGCAGAGCGTTACTGCCAACGGGATTACCATTATCAACTTTGGTATGGGCAGCTCGGTTGCTGCTACTGTAATGGACTTACTTACTGCCATTCATCCTAAAGCTGTAATATTTTTAGGTAAATGCGGCGGTTTGAAAAAGAAGAACAACGTAGGTGACCTGATATTGCCAATAGCTGCTATCCGCGGCGAAGGTACATCAAACGATTATATGCCACAGGAAGTGCCCGCATTGCCGTCATTCGCGCTGCAAAAAGCTATTTCGACCACCATCCGCGACTACTCACGCGATTACTGGACTGGTACCTGCTACACCACCAACCGCCGCGTTTGGGAGCACGACAAAGTATTTAAAAAATACCTGAAAGATTTACGTGCCATGGCCGTTGATATGGAAACAGCAACCATATTTACAACCGGCTTCGCCAACAAGATCCCTACAGGCGCATTGCTGCTGGTGTCAGATCAGCCGATGATCCCCGAAGGTGTAAAAACCGCCGAAAGCGATTCATCAGTAACCGAGCAATTTGTTGAAACACACCTGCACATCGGTATCGAATCGTTAAAGCAGTTGATCAATAACGGGTTAACGGTTAAACACTTGAAATTCTAA